The proteins below are encoded in one region of Paenacidovorax monticola:
- a CDS encoding ABC transporter ATP-binding protein: protein MNALLCVDAVHAHYGKSHVLQGVSLHVQDGELVTLLGRNGAGKTTTLKTIAGVMPPTQGQVRFGGEAVHRLATHLVAQRGICLVPEHRGIFKLLTVEENLLLGQRKKSPWQLPDIYRIFPRLKERRANGGGQLSGGEQQMLAIGRALMNAPRLLMLDEPVEGLAPVIVEEIVAQLQTIKAAGVAILLVEQNLEVCTQLADRHYIIEQGAIVHEARNADFIADDAVKDRYLGVGMA, encoded by the coding sequence ATGAACGCGCTTCTCTGCGTGGACGCCGTCCACGCCCACTACGGCAAGAGCCATGTGCTGCAGGGCGTCTCGCTGCATGTGCAGGATGGCGAACTCGTCACGCTGCTGGGCCGCAATGGCGCAGGCAAGACCACCACGCTCAAGACCATCGCGGGCGTGATGCCGCCCACGCAAGGCCAGGTCCGTTTCGGCGGCGAAGCGGTGCACCGGCTCGCCACGCACCTCGTGGCGCAGCGCGGCATCTGCCTGGTGCCGGAGCACCGGGGCATCTTCAAGCTGCTCACGGTGGAGGAGAACCTGCTGCTGGGCCAGCGCAAGAAGTCGCCCTGGCAGTTGCCCGACATCTACCGCATCTTCCCGCGCCTCAAGGAGCGCCGCGCCAACGGTGGCGGCCAGCTCTCGGGCGGCGAGCAGCAGATGCTGGCCATCGGCCGCGCGCTCATGAACGCGCCGCGCCTGCTCATGCTCGACGAGCCCGTGGAGGGCCTGGCGCCCGTGATCGTCGAGGAGATCGTGGCCCAGCTCCAGACCATCAAGGCCGCGGGCGTGGCCATCCTGCTCGTGGAGCAGAACCTCGAGGTCTGCACCCAGCTGGCCGACCGGCACTACATCATCGAACAGGGCGCCATCGTGCACGAAGCGCGCAACGCGGACTTCATTGCCGACGACGCCGTGAAGGACCGCTACCTCGGCGTGGGCATGGCCTGA
- a CDS encoding branched-chain amino acid ABC transporter permease, whose translation MSHAFKHSHLLLALAIVVAMPLFMQSGSLASEVLIYALAAMGCNLLLGYTGLLSFGQGIFFGLGSYTIALLLTRWPLPMPLALVAAVAMGAAGAAIVGWVAIRQRGTYFVMLTLAFAQMFYFIAYTATGLTGGDNGLLDIPRPSLGIAGQTLWPLASPWQYYGFVAALFLAAFWLLRRVCDSMFGRTLLAVRDNEERAAAVGYNLRLLKLQAFVISGAVTGLAGALHAMMTGIAPLSSAEYHTSEMILVMTVIGGTGNLLASVLGAAFYVLLGDWLSTLWPRWLLLLGVVLMVVSLGMQRGLWGLGESLWGLVRRKKPQSTAPNAQGEHA comes from the coding sequence ATGTCCCACGCATTCAAGCACTCCCATCTTCTCCTCGCGCTGGCCATCGTGGTGGCCATGCCGCTCTTCATGCAGTCGGGCTCGCTGGCCAGCGAGGTGCTGATCTACGCGCTCGCCGCCATGGGCTGCAACCTGCTGCTGGGCTACACGGGCCTGCTGTCGTTCGGGCAGGGCATCTTCTTCGGCCTGGGCAGCTACACCATCGCGCTGCTGCTCACACGCTGGCCGCTGCCCATGCCGCTGGCGCTGGTGGCCGCCGTGGCCATGGGCGCGGCGGGCGCGGCCATCGTGGGCTGGGTGGCGATCCGGCAGCGCGGCACCTACTTCGTGATGCTCACGCTGGCGTTCGCGCAGATGTTCTACTTCATCGCCTACACGGCCACGGGCCTCACGGGCGGCGACAACGGCCTGCTCGACATTCCGCGCCCTTCGCTCGGCATCGCGGGCCAGACGCTGTGGCCGCTGGCCTCGCCCTGGCAGTACTACGGCTTCGTGGCCGCGCTGTTCCTCGCGGCGTTCTGGCTGCTGCGCCGCGTGTGCGATTCGATGTTCGGCCGCACGCTGCTGGCCGTGCGCGACAACGAGGAGCGCGCCGCCGCCGTGGGCTACAACCTGCGCCTGCTCAAGCTGCAGGCTTTCGTGATCTCGGGCGCCGTCACGGGCCTGGCCGGCGCGCTGCACGCGATGATGACCGGCATCGCGCCGCTGTCGAGCGCCGAGTACCACACGAGCGAGATGATCCTCGTGATGACCGTGATCGGCGGCACGGGCAACCTGCTGGCCTCGGTGCTGGGCGCGGCCTTCTACGTGCTGCTGGGCGACTGGCTTTCGACCCTGTGGCCGCGCTGGCTGCTGCTGCTGGGCGTGGTGCTGATGGTCGTGAGCCTGGGCATGCAGCGCGGCCTGTGGGGCCTGGGCGAGAGCCTGTGGGGCCTGGTACGCCGCAAGAAGCCGCAGTCCACCGCGCCGAACGCGCAAGGAGAGCACGCATGA
- a CDS encoding branched-chain amino acid ABC transporter permease yields MSIYLLQTINGIGIGMLYFLLAVGLSIVFGLLRFVNFAHGAFYLLGAYFCYQMTRWGLSFWLALVVAPLAVGALGWLTEKLMLRHVYAKAHEFHILVTVGLALVVQELVILQWGPLGDSVAVPDLLQGVVMWGSFVYPKYRLFVIGFTAVLAVLLWWVLEGTRLGSAVRAGSESTEMVSLLGLNVFRIFSLVFALGAATAALAGVLAAPIRGAEPFMGVEALGVAFVIVVVGGMGSFGGALAGGLLIGIVQSVMSTLWPEGARLMIYVAMAAVLLLRPHGLLGRKG; encoded by the coding sequence ATGAGCATCTACCTGCTACAGACCATCAACGGGATCGGCATCGGCATGCTGTATTTCCTGTTGGCCGTGGGCCTGTCCATCGTGTTCGGCCTGCTGCGCTTCGTGAACTTCGCGCACGGCGCCTTCTATCTCCTCGGCGCGTACTTCTGCTACCAGATGACGCGCTGGGGCCTGAGCTTCTGGCTCGCGCTCGTCGTGGCGCCGCTGGCCGTGGGCGCCCTGGGCTGGCTCACCGAGAAGCTCATGCTGCGCCATGTGTATGCCAAGGCGCACGAGTTCCACATCCTCGTCACCGTGGGCCTGGCGCTCGTGGTGCAGGAGCTGGTGATCCTGCAGTGGGGGCCGCTGGGCGACAGCGTGGCCGTACCCGACCTGCTGCAGGGCGTGGTGATGTGGGGCAGCTTCGTCTACCCCAAGTACCGGCTGTTCGTGATCGGCTTCACGGCCGTGCTCGCGGTGCTGCTGTGGTGGGTGCTGGAAGGCACGCGCCTGGGCAGCGCGGTGCGCGCAGGCAGCGAGTCGACCGAGATGGTGTCGCTGCTGGGCCTGAACGTGTTCCGCATCTTCAGCCTGGTGTTCGCGCTGGGCGCGGCCACGGCGGCGCTGGCGGGCGTGCTGGCCGCGCCCATCCGCGGCGCCGAGCCCTTCATGGGCGTGGAGGCGCTGGGCGTGGCCTTCGTGATCGTGGTCGTGGGCGGCATGGGCAGTTTCGGCGGCGCGCTCGCGGGCGGGCTCCTGATCGGCATCGTGCAGAGCGTGATGAGCACGCTGTGGCCCGAGGGCGCGCGCCTCATGATCTACGTGGCCATGGCCGCCGTGCTGCTGCTGCGCCCCCATGGCCTGCTGGGCCGCAAAGGATGA
- a CDS encoding ABC transporter substrate-binding protein: MQRRHLLQLSALGALPASLGLGRSVWAQSKDAIQFGCPVPMSGAFAANGKFADLGMKLAIEQYGKALDRPLAYTLLDTEGKPATAVRKVQESAQQQGARFFAGGILSSEALAMGKEAEKAGGIFITTAGADEITGKDCNSATFRWSVPTFGAIEQTVRPLIESMPKAKRWYTITPQYVFGDGLLSAAKAIFKEKGIEHVGNSYHSLTEKEFSGYLTNAVAAKPDVLLLLNFGAQSSDALRQAVSFGMNKNMTILIAWASGLEQFESLGADLCDGVYFGAQYWHTADTPLNRDLVKRTADKFKANPNYSLAGSYICTKLLIDAILKAGTVDQKAVVAALEGMKYQGLTGEEEVRKADHQVLKNYYLLKGKAKSKMKNKDDYVDVVSSGKSFLPADQTGCKLA; encoded by the coding sequence ATGCAACGTCGTCATCTCCTGCAACTCTCCGCGCTCGGCGCACTGCCCGCATCGCTGGGCCTGGGCCGCAGCGTCTGGGCCCAATCCAAGGACGCCATCCAGTTCGGCTGCCCGGTGCCCATGTCGGGCGCGTTCGCGGCCAACGGCAAGTTCGCCGACCTGGGGATGAAGCTCGCCATCGAGCAGTACGGCAAGGCGCTGGACCGGCCCCTGGCCTACACGCTGCTCGACACCGAGGGCAAGCCCGCCACGGCCGTGCGCAAGGTGCAGGAGTCGGCGCAGCAGCAGGGCGCGCGCTTCTTCGCGGGCGGCATCCTCTCGTCCGAGGCGCTGGCCATGGGCAAGGAAGCCGAGAAGGCCGGCGGCATCTTCATCACCACCGCGGGCGCCGACGAGATCACGGGCAAGGACTGCAACAGCGCCACGTTCCGCTGGTCGGTGCCCACCTTCGGCGCCATCGAGCAGACCGTGCGCCCGCTGATCGAATCCATGCCCAAGGCCAAGCGCTGGTACACCATCACGCCGCAGTACGTGTTCGGCGATGGCCTGCTGTCGGCCGCCAAGGCCATCTTCAAGGAGAAGGGCATCGAGCATGTGGGCAACAGCTACCACTCGCTGACCGAAAAGGAGTTCAGCGGCTACCTGACCAACGCCGTGGCCGCCAAGCCCGACGTGCTGCTGCTGCTGAACTTCGGCGCCCAGTCGTCCGACGCTCTGCGCCAGGCCGTCAGCTTCGGCATGAACAAGAACATGACCATCCTGATCGCCTGGGCCTCGGGCCTGGAACAGTTCGAGTCGCTGGGCGCCGACCTGTGCGATGGCGTGTACTTCGGCGCGCAGTACTGGCACACGGCCGACACGCCGCTCAACCGCGACCTCGTCAAGCGCACGGCCGACAAGTTCAAGGCCAACCCCAACTACAGCCTGGCGGGCTCGTACATCTGCACCAAGCTGCTGATCGACGCCATCCTCAAGGCCGGGACGGTGGACCAGAAGGCCGTGGTGGCCGCGCTCGAAGGCATGAAGTACCAGGGCCTCACGGGCGAGGAAGAGGTGCGCAAGGCCGACCACCAGGTGCTCAAGAACTACTACCTGCTCAAGGGCAAGGCCAAGTCCAAGATGAAGAACAAGGATGACTACGTGGACGTGGTGAGTTCCGGCAAGTCGTTCCTCCCCGCAGACCAGACCGGCTGCAAGCTCGCCTGA
- a CDS encoding FadR/GntR family transcriptional regulator produces MATTKSAPLAIKQLKRSDLVAQEIKRLITEKNLSPGDRLPRESELQAQFQVSKGTIREALKSLEVQGLVTISTGPSGGGTIVEVPLDRTLQFMQNYLFFKEVTIDDIYTVRQMLEPELAAGAVPHLTDADFEALEHSIACCDPTQSHDDLLIQRREDVNFHDILAAANPNPFLRFTCELINEMIRQLIVFGNRTPQAEHRRFGEANAQFHRDIVRAARARDADKVRALMEDHMQDAASSVKRMKGRIQGRLILDADSLRRPRPAAARKRA; encoded by the coding sequence ATGGCAACAACGAAGTCCGCTCCCCTGGCGATCAAGCAGCTCAAGCGCTCCGATCTCGTGGCCCAGGAGATCAAGCGGCTGATCACCGAAAAGAACCTGAGCCCCGGTGACCGCCTGCCGCGCGAGAGCGAGCTGCAGGCGCAGTTCCAGGTCAGCAAGGGCACCATCCGCGAGGCGCTCAAGTCGCTGGAGGTGCAGGGGCTCGTCACCATTTCCACGGGCCCCTCGGGCGGCGGCACCATCGTCGAGGTGCCGCTCGACCGCACGCTGCAGTTCATGCAGAACTACCTCTTCTTCAAGGAGGTGACGATCGACGACATCTACACCGTGCGCCAGATGCTCGAGCCCGAGCTGGCCGCAGGCGCCGTGCCGCACCTCACCGACGCGGACTTCGAGGCGCTGGAGCACAGCATCGCCTGCTGCGACCCCACGCAGAGCCACGACGACCTGCTGATCCAGCGGCGCGAGGACGTGAACTTCCACGACATCCTCGCGGCGGCCAACCCCAACCCGTTCCTGCGCTTCACCTGCGAGCTCATCAACGAGATGATTCGCCAGCTCATCGTCTTCGGCAACCGCACGCCGCAGGCCGAGCACCGGCGCTTCGGCGAGGCCAATGCGCAGTTCCACCGCGACATCGTGCGGGCTGCCCGCGCGCGCGACGCCGACAAGGTCCGCGCACTCATGGAGGACCACATGCAGGACGCGGCCAGCAGCGTCAAGCGCATGAAAGGCCGCATCCAGGGCCGCCTGATCCTCGACGCAGACAGCCTGCGCCGCCCCCGGCCCGCAGCGGCACGCAAGCGCGCCTGA
- a CDS encoding Bug family tripartite tricarboxylate transporter substrate binding protein: MTLSHFASVPSAARRPQALWRTLAGAAALAAALAAPMAQAQGTGGYPSKTIRLVVPFAPGGSTDILGRLLAQKLGESMHVSVVVDNKPGANGTIGCDQVAKAPADGYTVVLGDVGCMAMATGLYTKLPYDPLRDFAPVSLVARSPLVLTVGAQSPFQSLKDLTAAAQAQPGKLNYPSSGTGGPNHLGAELYAMQAKVKVSHIPYKGSAPSVVSLVAGETDFGFLTAVTIASQLNAGKVRALAVAHSERLPSMPHVPTMSEAGLKGFTADAWFLAAVPAGTPKPIVDRLYAEIAKALPAADVKEKLDAMGVLPSGFAPEASAQFLRTEVDKWRGVIKNAGITLD, translated from the coding sequence ATGACACTTTCGCATTTCGCATCCGTACCCTCAGCGGCCCGCCGCCCGCAAGCCCTGTGGCGCACGCTGGCCGGTGCCGCAGCGCTGGCGGCCGCCCTGGCGGCGCCCATGGCGCAGGCCCAGGGTACGGGCGGCTACCCATCCAAGACCATCCGCCTGGTCGTGCCCTTCGCGCCCGGAGGCTCCACCGACATCCTGGGCCGCCTGCTTGCGCAAAAGCTCGGCGAGAGCATGCATGTCTCGGTGGTGGTGGACAACAAGCCCGGCGCCAACGGCACCATCGGCTGCGACCAGGTGGCCAAGGCGCCGGCCGACGGCTACACCGTGGTGCTCGGCGACGTGGGCTGCATGGCCATGGCCACGGGCCTCTACACCAAGCTGCCCTACGACCCGCTGCGCGACTTCGCGCCCGTGAGCCTGGTGGCGCGCAGCCCGCTGGTGCTCACCGTGGGTGCGCAAAGCCCGTTCCAGTCGCTCAAGGATCTCACGGCCGCCGCGCAGGCCCAGCCTGGCAAGCTCAACTACCCCTCGTCGGGCACGGGCGGCCCCAACCACCTGGGCGCCGAGCTGTACGCCATGCAGGCCAAGGTGAAGGTCAGCCACATTCCGTACAAGGGCAGCGCGCCCTCGGTGGTGTCGCTGGTGGCGGGGGAGACCGATTTCGGCTTTCTCACGGCCGTGACCATTGCCTCGCAGCTCAACGCCGGCAAGGTGCGCGCGCTGGCCGTGGCGCACAGCGAACGCCTGCCCTCGATGCCCCATGTGCCCACCATGTCCGAGGCCGGCCTCAAGGGCTTCACGGCCGACGCCTGGTTCCTCGCTGCGGTGCCCGCGGGCACGCCCAAGCCCATCGTGGACCGCCTCTACGCCGAGATCGCCAAGGCCCTGCCCGCGGCCGACGTGAAGGAGAAGCTCGACGCCATGGGCGTGCTGCCCTCGGGTTTCGCCCCCGAGGCCTCGGCCCAGTTCTTGCGCACCGAGGTGGACAAGTGGCGCGGCGTCATCAAGAACGCAGGCATCACGCTCGACTGA
- a CDS encoding CoA-acylating methylmalonate-semialdehyde dehydrogenase, whose protein sequence is MNNDKSVTSTVGHLIDGKIVADTARTQPVFNPATGQSTASVALASKATVHDAIASAERAFPAWRNTPPLKRARVMSRLKVLLEENADKIAALITAEHGKVLADAHGELQRGIENVEYASYAPELLKGEHSRNVGPGIDSWSEFQALGVTAGITPFNFPAMVPLWMWPMAVACGNTFVLKPSERDPSSTLFVAQLALEAGLPPGVLNVVNGDKVAVDTLLQDPRVKAVSFVGSTPIAEYIYAEGCKHGKRVQALGGAKNHAIVMPDADIGNAVSALMGAAYGSCGERCMAIPLVVAVGDETAEAVIAGLKTEIAKMKVGPGTDNANDMGPLVTKPHFEKVKGYVDSGVAEGATLVVDGRGVKVAGHEEGYFLGACLFDNVKPGMRIYQEEIFGPVLGVVRVKTLQEAMKLIDDHEYGNGTCIFTRDGEAARYFTDHIQVGMVGVNVPLPVPVAYHSFGGWKRSLFGDLHAYGPDAVRFYTKRKTITQRWPSAGVREGAVFSFPSSR, encoded by the coding sequence ATGAACAACGACAAATCCGTCACCTCCACCGTCGGCCACCTGATCGACGGCAAGATCGTTGCCGACACGGCACGCACCCAGCCCGTGTTCAACCCCGCCACGGGCCAGTCGACCGCCAGCGTGGCACTGGCGAGCAAGGCCACCGTTCACGATGCCATCGCCTCGGCCGAACGCGCCTTCCCCGCGTGGCGCAACACGCCGCCGCTCAAGCGTGCGCGCGTGATGAGCCGCCTGAAGGTGCTGCTGGAAGAGAACGCCGACAAGATCGCCGCCCTGATCACGGCCGAGCACGGCAAGGTGCTGGCCGACGCGCACGGCGAGTTGCAGCGCGGCATCGAGAACGTGGAATACGCGAGCTACGCACCCGAGCTGCTCAAAGGCGAGCACAGCCGCAACGTGGGCCCCGGCATCGACAGCTGGAGCGAGTTCCAGGCGCTGGGCGTCACGGCCGGCATCACGCCGTTCAACTTCCCGGCCATGGTGCCGCTGTGGATGTGGCCCATGGCCGTGGCCTGCGGCAACACCTTCGTGCTCAAGCCCTCGGAGCGCGACCCGAGCAGCACGCTGTTCGTGGCGCAGCTCGCGCTCGAAGCCGGCCTGCCGCCCGGCGTGCTCAACGTGGTCAACGGCGACAAGGTGGCCGTGGACACGCTGCTGCAGGACCCGCGCGTGAAGGCCGTGAGCTTCGTGGGCTCCACGCCCATCGCCGAATACATCTATGCCGAGGGCTGCAAGCACGGCAAGCGCGTGCAGGCCCTGGGCGGCGCCAAGAACCACGCCATCGTGATGCCCGACGCCGACATCGGCAACGCCGTGAGCGCGCTCATGGGCGCAGCCTACGGGTCGTGCGGCGAGCGCTGCATGGCCATCCCGCTGGTGGTGGCCGTGGGCGACGAAACGGCCGAGGCCGTGATCGCAGGCCTGAAGACCGAGATCGCCAAGATGAAGGTGGGCCCCGGCACCGACAACGCCAACGACATGGGCCCGCTGGTGACCAAGCCGCACTTCGAGAAGGTGAAGGGCTATGTGGACAGCGGCGTGGCCGAAGGCGCCACGCTGGTGGTGGACGGCCGCGGCGTGAAGGTGGCAGGCCATGAGGAAGGCTACTTCCTGGGCGCCTGCCTGTTCGACAACGTCAAGCCCGGCATGCGCATCTACCAGGAAGAGATCTTCGGCCCCGTGCTCGGCGTGGTGCGCGTGAAGACGCTGCAGGAAGCGATGAAGCTCATCGACGACCACGAGTACGGCAACGGCACCTGCATCTTCACGCGCGACGGCGAGGCCGCGCGCTACTTCACCGACCACATCCAGGTGGGCATGGTGGGCGTGAACGTGCCGCTGCCCGTGCCGGTGGCCTACCACTCGTTCGGCGGCTGGAAGCGCTCGCTGTTCGGCGACCTGCACGCCTACGGGCCGGACGCCGTGCGCTTCTATACCAAGCGCAAGACCATCACGCAGCGCTGGCCCTCGGCGGGCGTGCGCGAAGGCGCGGTGTTCAGCTTCCCGAGCAGCCGCTGA
- a CDS encoding DJ-1/PfpI family protein, with translation MHIAILTFDGFNDLDSLVAFGMLNRIALLGDRDWRVRIACPTPRVTSMNGLTIDAHEDLSAAAQADAVLIGSGMKTREIANTPAIMGQLRLDPARQLLAAQCSGTFLLGRLGLLDGLPACTDLTSKPWVVESGVNVIDQPFVARGNVATAGGCLASQYLVAWLIARLKGVEQAREVLHYFAPVGEKQVYVERALGHVTPYLASQAMAA, from the coding sequence ATGCACATCGCCATCCTGACGTTCGACGGCTTCAACGACCTTGACTCGTTGGTGGCTTTCGGCATGCTCAACCGCATCGCGCTGCTGGGCGATCGGGACTGGCGAGTGCGCATTGCCTGCCCCACGCCCCGCGTAACCTCCATGAACGGCCTGACCATCGACGCGCACGAGGACCTGTCCGCCGCCGCGCAGGCCGATGCCGTGCTGATCGGCAGCGGCATGAAGACGCGGGAAATCGCCAACACCCCCGCCATCATGGGCCAGTTGCGCCTCGATCCCGCACGGCAGCTGCTGGCCGCGCAGTGCTCGGGCACCTTCCTGCTGGGGCGGCTCGGCCTGCTCGATGGCCTGCCCGCGTGTACCGACCTGACCAGCAAGCCCTGGGTGGTGGAGTCCGGCGTGAACGTGATCGACCAGCCCTTCGTCGCGCGCGGCAATGTCGCCACGGCAGGCGGCTGCCTGGCATCGCAGTACCTCGTGGCCTGGCTCATCGCCCGGCTCAAGGGCGTGGAGCAGGCGCGCGAGGTGCTGCACTATTTCGCCCCCGTGGGCGAGAAGCAGGTGTACGTGGAGCGCGCGCTGGGCCATGTCACCCCCTACCTGGCATCCCAGGCCATGGCGGCCTGA
- a CDS encoding LysR family transcriptional regulator, giving the protein MQVKTPSNARQRAVLGQLSDMDLRLLQVFKAVVECGGMAAAELELNIGTSTVSRHVKDLETRLGLTLCRRGRAGFALTPEGQRVYDETLRLLASVQGFRDGIDDIHARMGGLLSVAVFDKTASNPAARICDAIAAFTHEAPDVQLRLHVGSINAIERGVIDGSYQVGIIPAHRNSRSLLYTDLFGETMLLYCGAGHPLFGQPPAVHQALDWDAVRAYQFAGLGYHSPNMELSHQARLTRSATGFDQESIATLILSGRYLGFLPDHYAEAFERQGRMQAVKPEEFRYACQFVSLVRRSPEPSRAAQAFQRCLAVAHGGK; this is encoded by the coding sequence ATGCAAGTAAAAACCCCCTCCAACGCCCGCCAGCGCGCCGTGCTGGGCCAGCTCAGCGACATGGACCTGCGCCTGCTGCAGGTCTTCAAGGCCGTGGTCGAGTGCGGCGGCATGGCCGCGGCCGAGCTGGAGCTGAACATCGGCACCAGCACCGTGAGCCGCCACGTGAAAGACCTGGAAACGCGCCTGGGCCTCACCCTGTGCCGGCGCGGGCGCGCGGGCTTCGCCCTCACGCCCGAGGGCCAGCGTGTGTACGACGAGACGCTGCGCCTGCTCGCCTCGGTGCAGGGCTTTCGCGACGGCATCGACGACATCCATGCCCGCATGGGCGGCCTGCTCTCGGTGGCCGTGTTCGACAAGACGGCCAGCAACCCCGCCGCGCGCATCTGCGACGCCATCGCCGCCTTCACGCACGAGGCGCCCGACGTTCAACTGCGCCTGCACGTGGGCTCCATCAACGCCATCGAGCGCGGCGTGATCGACGGCAGCTACCAGGTGGGCATCATCCCCGCGCACCGCAACTCGCGCAGCCTGCTCTACACCGACCTGTTCGGCGAGACCATGCTGCTGTACTGCGGCGCGGGCCACCCGCTGTTCGGCCAGCCGCCCGCCGTGCACCAGGCACTGGACTGGGACGCCGTGCGCGCCTACCAGTTCGCGGGCCTGGGCTATCACTCGCCCAACATGGAACTGAGCCACCAGGCGCGCCTCACGCGCAGCGCCACGGGGTTCGACCAGGAATCTATCGCCACGCTCATCCTCTCGGGCCGCTACCTGGGCTTTCTGCCCGACCACTACGCCGAGGCCTTCGAGCGCCAGGGCCGCATGCAGGCCGTCAAGCCCGAGGAGTTCCGCTATGCCTGCCAGTTCGTGAGCCTGGTGCGCCGCTCGCCGGAGCCGTCACGGGCGGCGCAGGCGTTTCAGCGGTGTTTGGCGGTGGCGCATGGGGGGAAGTGA
- a CDS encoding sensor histidine kinase: protein MGSAVVVRADAPQQPATLAALRGRRVAAVAEDAFGGYQLAAAEWLRQGLDAEAGGLRRVFTGYPMQRVAQAVLSGEADAGILRTCLLEQWVQAGQVPAGALRVVPAPTQGTAVPASCQASTPLYPGWAFAALAGTPPELSRTVLLALLALPADALGGRWSVPADYQRVHDALRALQVEPYAFLRETRLQALLRRYWLAAAAVLALLLAGAAYLLRVEVLVKRRTAELTRSLRERERMAAQVAQSQEAVHHLARLSILGELAATLAHELNHPLATIANYAAGLRRRAARGVLAPQALDEALGAMADETERAARVIGGVRALARKRAAVRQRLDAVAVARDTVALFQGLLAQAPPVAVTAAPGAEALRAFGDAQQIQQVLLNLLQNALDAHRAAGRALAPIALHIGVEDGCLALAVQDQGVPLAPEALARLFEPFHTTKPDGLGLGLSISRGIAEAHGGALHARPVPPHEGGGLRMVLLLPLAAAPAPGATAIQAVPIQEFAT, encoded by the coding sequence GTGGGCTCGGCCGTGGTGGTGCGGGCCGATGCGCCCCAGCAGCCCGCCACGCTGGCGGCGCTGCGCGGGCGGCGCGTGGCGGCCGTGGCCGAGGATGCGTTCGGCGGCTACCAGCTCGCGGCGGCCGAGTGGCTGCGCCAGGGGCTCGATGCCGAGGCGGGCGGTCTGCGGCGCGTGTTCACGGGCTACCCCATGCAGCGCGTGGCCCAGGCCGTGCTGTCGGGCGAGGCCGATGCGGGCATTCTGCGCACCTGCCTGCTGGAGCAGTGGGTGCAGGCGGGCCAGGTGCCCGCTGGCGCGCTGCGCGTGGTGCCCGCGCCCACGCAGGGTACGGCGGTGCCGGCGAGCTGCCAAGCTTCCACACCGCTGTACCCGGGCTGGGCCTTCGCGGCGCTGGCGGGCACGCCGCCGGAGCTGTCGCGCACGGTGCTGCTGGCGCTGCTCGCCCTGCCGGCCGATGCGCTGGGCGGGCGCTGGTCGGTGCCGGCCGACTACCAGCGTGTGCACGACGCGCTGCGCGCGCTGCAGGTGGAGCCCTATGCGTTTCTGCGCGAGACGCGGCTGCAGGCCCTGTTGCGCCGCTACTGGCTGGCCGCCGCCGCCGTGCTGGCGCTGCTGCTGGCGGGCGCGGCCTACCTGCTGCGCGTGGAGGTGCTGGTCAAGCGCCGTACGGCCGAGCTGACGCGCAGCCTGCGCGAACGCGAGCGCATGGCGGCCCAGGTGGCGCAAAGCCAGGAAGCCGTGCACCACCTCGCGCGGCTGTCGATCCTGGGCGAGCTGGCGGCCACGCTGGCCCACGAGTTGAACCACCCGCTGGCCACCATTGCCAACTACGCGGCCGGGCTGCGGCGGCGCGCGGCGCGCGGCGTTCTTGCGCCCCAGGCGCTCGACGAGGCGCTGGGCGCCATGGCCGATGAGACGGAGCGTGCCGCCCGCGTGATCGGCGGTGTGCGCGCGCTGGCGCGCAAGCGCGCGGCCGTGCGCCAGCGGCTCGATGCAGTGGCCGTGGCGCGCGATACGGTGGCGCTGTTCCAGGGGCTGCTCGCACAGGCGCCGCCCGTGGCCGTCACCGCGGCGCCAGGGGCCGAGGCGCTGCGCGCGTTCGGCGATGCGCAGCAGATCCAGCAGGTGCTGCTGAACCTGCTGCAGAACGCGCTGGACGCGCACCGTGCGGCGGGCCGGGCGCTGGCGCCCATTGCGCTGCACATCGGCGTGGAGGACGGCTGTCTGGCCCTCGCCGTGCAGGACCAGGGCGTGCCGCTGGCGCCCGAGGCGCTGGCGCGGCTGTTCGAGCCCTTCCACACCACCAAGCCCGACGGCCTCGGCCTGGGCCTGTCCATCAGCCGGGGCATTGCCGAGGCGCATGGCGGCGCCCTGCACGCGCGGCCCGTGCCGCCGCACGAGGGCGGCGGGCTGCGCATGGTGCTGCTGCTGCCGCTGGCGGCGGCGCCGGCGCCGGGCGCCACCGCCATCCAGGCGGTACCCATCCAGGAATTCGCGACATGA